GCTGTCAATCTATAGTAGAAGGCTCTTTCGCTTACTGTAACTAATCCTATACTTTCTCTAACTTTCTTTTCTTCCCTAGTTACGCTGTAGCCATTTACAAAAGCGTCACCGGAAGTAGGTATTATTAAAGTTGATAAAATCTTTAATAATGTAGTCTTACCTGCACCGTTATGTCCCACAAGAGCTCCTATCTTGCCCTTTTCTATCTTAATATTTACTGAATCTAGGGCTTTTATCTCTTTTCTCTTTATTTTAAAAATCTTTGTTAAATCTACAGTCTCAATCAAAAAAATCTACCGATATCGATTTAGTTTTTTACTTTTTAAGCTTTAATTAGAATATGCCAGATGGAAAAATACCTTTGCAGGCAGAAGTCTATTTAGACGGAGAAAAAGTGGACGCAAAAGTTTTCCTCCATGTTAAGGGGTATAAAAGAGCTAGAGTTACTCACATAGATGTTGAAGGAGATAAAATCAAGGGTTTATTAAGGCCCAGACATTCAGTATATCCCCTAGTTGAATGGAAAGGAAACGAAGTAACTTTTCCAATAAATGAGCATAAAATAAGATTAATTTTACCGGAAATTTCGCTGGACTTTAACGCTAATCTTTATGTTGGAGGTAAGGGTAAAGGTATCTTTCTCGGTTTTCATAAGAACGAAATTAGACAACTAGAGGAAATAGCTAGACAGAAAGGTGTAGAACCCATCAGTAGAAGGTCTTAAAAATATTTTAGTATTACGTAATCAAAATTTTCGTAGTTTAAAGAGACAACTTTGATAGTTTTCAAGCATATATTACCAGACTTCTACAATTGAAATATTTTTGAAGGAAACGATTTATTCATTTTCTCAAATTAGCCTTATTTATTAACATCCAGAGTAGGTTAAATTTAAATTGCAGGGGCTAAGTTTTATCCGAAA
This genomic interval from Acidianus sp. HS-5 contains the following:
- a CDS encoding transferase; translated protein: MPDGKIPLQAEVYLDGEKVDAKVFLHVKGYKRARVTHIDVEGDKIKGLLRPRHSVYPLVEWKGNEVTFPINEHKIRLILPEISLDFNANLYVGGKGKGIFLGFHKNEIRQLEEIARQKGVEPISRRS